From the genome of Lagopus muta isolate bLagMut1 chromosome 22, bLagMut1 primary, whole genome shotgun sequence, one region includes:
- the BUD13 gene encoding BUD13 homolog — MAAQSISKAQYLQRYLSGPPAAQPRRRRKKKPPSGSGRAGMRIVDDDVGWSSIAAVPEKEEEEDESDVPVVAEFIDERPNEVKLMEEFRTNTKWKLLGDQNEDSQSSDISAPAKPTTRQQRHDSPDLSPPRQERNDSPNLLPRKQRQRDSPDLSPPRRKRHDSPDLSPPRRKRHDSPDLSPPRRKRHDSPDLSPPRRKRHDSPDLSPPRRKRHDSPDLSPPRRKRHDSPDLSPPRRKRHDSPDLSPPRRKRHDSPDPSPPKRQRHDSPDLSPERISSAMGKKGCQMTDASRVEKLRRDSDSPPPRRGTQDASEADLSPQRKNHRALPSGKGQRGSRSPPDLSRHRYPDDKGSPKKAKMMSGVKAGLVSADVLRKEQQELRKQERSSKHLEEESRHTETIFRDKSGRKRDLEQERLEQKQKDAAKSERDEQYARWGKGLAQGRQQQQNVEDAIKEMQKPLARYIDDEDLDRMLREQEREGDPMAEFIKKRKAKENKEKEKPKYSGPAPPLNRFNIWPGHRWDGVDRSNGFEKQFFARMADRKAVQELAYKWSIEDM; from the exons ATGGCCGCGCAGAGTATCTCCAAAGCGCAGTACCTGCAGCGCTACCTCAGCGGCCCTCCCGCCGCtcagccccgccgccgccgcaaGAAGAAGCCGCCGAGCGGCTCCGGCAGAGCCGG GATGCGGATCGTAGATGACGACGTGGGCTGGAGCAGCATCGCCGCTGTGcctgagaaggaagaggaggaggacgaAAGCGACGTGCCCGTG GTGGCAGAGTTTATTGATGAGCGTCCGAATGAAGTGAAGCTCATGGAGGAGTTCCGAACAAACACTAAATGGAAGCTTTTAGGAG aCCAGAATGAAGACTCACAGAGCTCAGATATTTCAGCACCTGCCAAACCTACCACAAG GCAACAACGTCACGACTCCCCAGATTTGTCCCCTCCCAGACAAGAGAGAAATGATTCCCCCAACCTCTTACCTCGCAAGCAACGACAGCGTGACTCCCCAGACCTGTCACCTCCCAGGAGGAAGCGCCACGACTCCCCAGACCTCTCACCTCCCCGGAGGAAGCGCCACGACTCCCCAGACCTCTCACCTCCTAGGAGGAAGCGCCACGACTCCCCAGACCTCTCACCTCCCCGGAGGAAGCGCCACGACTCCCCAGACCTCTCACCTCCCCGGAGGAAGCGCCACGACTCCCCAGACCTCTCACCTCCCAGGAGGAAGCGCCATGACTCCCCAGACCTCTCACCTCCTAGGAGGAAGCGCCACGACTCCCCAGACCTCTCACCTCCTAGGAGGAAGCGCCACGACTCCCCAGACCCATCCCCACCAAAACGGCAGCGCCACGACTCCCCAGATCTCTCTCCTGAAAGAATCAGTTcagcaatgggaaaaaaaggctgtcAAATGACAG ATGCTTCCCGTGTAGAAAAGCTCCGTCGTGACTCTGATTCTCCACCTCCACGAAGGGGGACCCAAGATGCCTCTGAGGCAGACCTTTCCCCCCAGCGGAAGAATCACAG GGCTCTGCCTTCTGGAAAGGGTCAGCGTGGTTCAAGGAGTCCCCCTGATCTCTCACGTCATCGGTACCCTGATGATAAGGGATCTCCCAAAAAG GCCAAAATGATGTCTGGGGTCAAAGCCGGCTTGGTGTCAGCTGACGTGCTGCggaaagagcagcaggagctcaggaAGCAGGAGAGAAGTAGCAAGCACTTGGAAG AGGAATCCCGACACACAGAAACCATCTTCCGTGACAAGTCAGGCCGCAAGAGGGACCTTGAGCAGGAACGGCttgaacagaagcagaaagatgcaGCAAAGTCAGAGCGAGATGAACAATATGCCAGATGGGGAAAGGG GTTAGCGCAGGGGaggcaacagcagcagaatgtgGAAGATGCAATAAAAGAGATGCAAAAGCCTTTGGCCCGTTACATCGATGATGAGGATCTGGATCGAATGCTGCGAGAACAAGAGAGGGAAGGAGACCCAATGGCTGAGTTCatcaaaaaaaggaaagccaaagagaacaaggaaaaag AAAAACCTAAGTACAGTGGACCAGCACCTCCCCTCAACAGATTTAACATATGGCCTGGGCATCGCTGGGATGGGGTGGACAG GTCCAATGGATTTGAGAAGCAGTTCTTTGCCAGGATGGCCGACAGGAAGGCAGTTCAGGAGCTTGCATACAAGTGGAGCATTGAAGACAtgtag